The Candidatus Hydrogenedentota bacterium genome has a segment encoding these proteins:
- a CDS encoding glycosyltransferase family 2 protein gives MDVSIIIPARNSADWLCALLMSIADARRGGHTVEIVVVDDASTDGTVSAIRERFPEVRVLETGQPSGPALARNIGARDATGELLLFLDADGEVDAGWLEAMAAAHDGRTILLGNVVDYHVPRAQSVPRRATFLGKSLHCRPERANTGPSCNLGVPRAVFESLGGFDEELTYYFEDSDLCIRARRAGVPFRFVEGAVFRHHGTEKKSGDAIRLQERHSTYAMLKIYEDEWFQIAAFSVLNAGWMIARYAWWTLRGRREDAARLARGWWEATMNFLGPRI, from the coding sequence ATGGATGTTTCCATTATCATACCCGCGCGAAACAGCGCGGACTGGCTCTGCGCGCTGCTGATGTCCATCGCGGATGCGCGTCGCGGCGGGCATACGGTGGAGATTGTTGTTGTGGACGATGCGTCCACGGATGGGACGGTCTCCGCCATTCGCGAGCGCTTTCCGGAGGTACGCGTGCTTGAAACGGGACAGCCATCGGGGCCCGCGCTCGCGCGAAACATCGGCGCGCGCGACGCGACGGGCGAACTGCTGTTGTTTCTCGACGCCGACGGCGAGGTGGACGCGGGCTGGCTGGAGGCGATGGCCGCGGCGCACGATGGGCGGACGATTCTCCTCGGGAACGTGGTGGACTATCACGTTCCCCGCGCGCAATCCGTGCCGCGGCGCGCGACCTTTCTCGGCAAGAGCCTCCACTGCCGGCCGGAACGCGCGAACACGGGTCCAAGCTGCAACCTGGGCGTGCCCCGGGCGGTGTTTGAGTCGCTGGGTGGCTTCGACGAGGAACTGACGTACTATTTTGAGGACAGCGACCTTTGCATTCGCGCGCGCCGGGCGGGTGTGCCGTTTCGCTTTGTGGAGGGGGCCGTCTTTCGGCATCACGGGACCGAAAAGAAGTCCGGCGACGCGATTCGCCTCCAGGAACGCCACAGCACCTACGCGATGCTGAAGATTTACGAGGATGAGTGGTTTCAGATCGCGGCGTTCAGCGTGCTCAATGCCGGCTGGATGATTGCGCGGTATGCGTGGTGGACATTGCGCGGCCGGCGGGAGGACGCGGCGCGGCTGGCGCGGGGCTGGTGGGAGGCCACGATGAACTTCCTCGGGCCTCGGATATAG
- a CDS encoding fucose isomerase, translated as MNKNDTIYLVSNGDFRDAPCEVCWPMQDATLKEVQKAFKKLGYKTEIATKYDKKKKHGFIRRQSEGAEVFSKIDSKAPVVIVLSCWAYAHHVCGPLQSHEGPKLLLGNFDGTWPGLVALLNHAGTLERLHVKHSRIWTDSFLKDDYFMEKLGEWCAKGEIKHATKHLTDADKAKVGAAADKLGKELAADIKKNRRIMGQLDPGCMGMLNAVMDPAHLGKIGLPIEYLNQSDLLAEMALVSDEEAQKYLNYLVKKGAWFDWGTDPAKNLVHSQVIEQMKMYAAACRFVARYGLSAIGIPYQLGLMRCCAASDLVEGMLNNMDRPDVKDPETKQVVKKGKAIPHFNEGDMGAGVPQLLMHDIYERKGMPTETTLHDVRWGREWEGKFVWVFLISGAAPPAHYGGWKKTKIFRQAAMYFPKGGGTCSGVSKPGVITWARCYEQFGELGMDVGRGEVLELPEEEVQDRLNKTTPVWPIANVHIPGYDRNEMMATHMSNHIVMGYGDILEELIALCRHLGIKTRICGDAGKELAK; from the coding sequence ATGAACAAGAACGATACCATTTATCTCGTCTCAAACGGCGACTTCCGCGATGCGCCCTGCGAAGTCTGCTGGCCCATGCAGGACGCCACCCTGAAGGAGGTGCAGAAGGCCTTCAAGAAGCTCGGCTACAAGACCGAAATCGCCACGAAGTACGACAAGAAGAAGAAGCACGGCTTCATCCGCCGCCAGTCGGAAGGCGCCGAGGTCTTCTCGAAGATCGATTCCAAGGCCCCGGTCGTCATCGTCCTCAGCTGCTGGGCCTACGCCCACCACGTCTGCGGCCCGCTCCAGTCCCACGAGGGCCCCAAGCTCCTGCTCGGCAATTTCGACGGCACCTGGCCGGGCCTCGTGGCGCTGCTCAACCACGCGGGCACCCTGGAGCGCCTCCACGTCAAGCATTCCCGCATCTGGACCGACAGCTTCCTGAAGGACGACTACTTCATGGAGAAACTGGGCGAGTGGTGCGCAAAGGGCGAGATCAAGCACGCCACGAAGCACCTCACCGACGCGGACAAGGCGAAAGTCGGCGCCGCCGCGGACAAACTGGGCAAGGAACTCGCCGCGGACATCAAGAAGAACCGCCGCATCATGGGCCAGCTCGACCCCGGCTGCATGGGCATGCTCAACGCCGTGATGGACCCCGCCCACCTCGGCAAGATTGGCCTCCCCATCGAATACCTTAACCAGTCCGACCTGCTGGCCGAAATGGCCCTGGTGAGCGATGAAGAAGCCCAGAAATACCTCAACTACCTCGTCAAGAAGGGCGCGTGGTTCGACTGGGGCACCGACCCCGCGAAGAACCTCGTCCACAGCCAGGTCATCGAGCAGATGAAGATGTACGCCGCCGCCTGCCGCTTCGTCGCGCGCTACGGCCTCAGCGCGATCGGCATCCCCTACCAGCTCGGCCTCATGCGCTGCTGCGCCGCCTCCGACCTCGTCGAAGGCATGCTCAACAACATGGACCGGCCCGACGTAAAGGATCCCGAGACGAAGCAGGTGGTCAAAAAGGGCAAGGCCATCCCCCACTTCAACGAAGGCGACATGGGCGCGGGCGTTCCCCAGCTGCTCATGCACGACATCTACGAGCGCAAGGGCATGCCCACCGAAACCACGCTCCACGACGTGCGCTGGGGCCGCGAGTGGGAAGGCAAGTTCGTGTGGGTCTTCCTCATCTCCGGCGCCGCGCCGCCCGCGCACTACGGCGGCTGGAAGAAAACCAAAATCTTCCGCCAGGCCGCCATGTACTTCCCCAAGGGCGGCGGCACCTGCTCCGGCGTCTCCAAGCCCGGCGTCATCACCTGGGCGCGCTGCTACGAGCAGTTCGGCGAACTCGGCATGGATGTCGGCCGCGGTGAAGTCCTCGAACTCCCGGAAGAGGAAGTCCAGGACCGCCTCAACAAGACCACGCCCGTCTGGCCCATCGCCAACGTCCACATCCCCGGCTACGACCGCAACGAGATGATGGCCACCCACATGTCCAACCACATCGTCATGGGCTACGGCGACATCCTCGAAGAACTCATCGCCCTCTGCCGCCACCTCGGCATCAAAACCCGCATCTGCGGCGACGCCGGCAAGGAACTGGCGAAGTAA
- a CDS encoding DUF1835 domain-containing protein gives MSITDHGLHIVSGDSAGGTWIAAFNAERRLLVHRDALCTGPLVQTRDIARWEEHRDNYWRETLAESYHDFFGTPDERCLALDLMANPERLEGDGPIYLWVGSDIGDQLFNLFAINLLSTLGVDSDLIRIVQFEPPAKWTLPCLSMACLAPKDLRVIPTPTQPSRDILENYQSAWAAVTADTPTEIMRFLDRSQNASPHVRHALERLLRRHPQLDSGLPLFDEWLLKSVAKHGPATARVIGETLCDIWVAGDNCGDSTLYKRLLRMASRDLPRPLVEIHGPTQLYRDTSVALTDFGKAVVEGGACSWSTNPIDDWIGGVRISADAPPQWMVSREGTLRRLSDLDA, from the coding sequence ATGAGCATAACCGACCACGGACTCCACATTGTTTCCGGCGACTCCGCAGGGGGCACATGGATTGCGGCGTTCAACGCGGAGCGGCGCCTTCTCGTCCACCGGGACGCCCTTTGTACAGGGCCACTTGTTCAGACCCGAGATATCGCGAGGTGGGAGGAGCACCGCGACAACTACTGGCGCGAAACGCTGGCAGAAAGTTACCACGACTTTTTCGGCACTCCCGACGAACGCTGCCTCGCACTGGATCTGATGGCCAATCCTGAAAGGCTGGAAGGTGATGGGCCTATCTATCTCTGGGTTGGTAGCGATATCGGTGATCAGTTGTTCAATCTGTTCGCCATCAACTTGCTCTCTACGCTCGGTGTCGATAGTGATTTGATTCGCATCGTGCAGTTCGAGCCACCTGCCAAATGGACGTTGCCGTGCCTCTCGATGGCATGTCTCGCGCCAAAGGATCTCCGTGTAATTCCCACACCTACACAGCCGAGCCGGGACATACTTGAGAACTACCAGTCCGCATGGGCAGCCGTAACGGCGGATACGCCCACTGAAATCATGCGCTTTCTTGATCGGAGTCAAAACGCCAGCCCGCACGTGAGACATGCCTTGGAGCGTCTACTACGCCGCCACCCACAATTGGATTCAGGACTCCCTCTGTTCGATGAATGGCTACTCAAAAGCGTAGCAAAACACGGCCCCGCGACCGCAAGAGTTATCGGCGAAACACTCTGCGACATCTGGGTCGCCGGTGACAATTGTGGCGATAGCACGCTCTACAAGCGGCTACTTCGCATGGCCTCCCGCGACCTGCCCAGGCCCCTCGTCGAAATCCATGGTCCGACGCAACTGTACCGAGATACCAGCGTCGCATTGACCGATTTCGGAAAAGCCGTCGTCGAAGGCGGGGCATGCTCGTGGTCAACCAACCCCATTGACGATTGGATAGGCGGAGTACGCATATCGGCCGATGCACCGCCCCAGTGGATGGTGTCAAGAGAGGGAACGCTCCGGCGACTCAGCGATTTGGACGCTTGA
- a CDS encoding diaminopimelate epimerase translates to MNIHFTKLHGLGNDYHFIEADHYPDVDWPELSRRMSHRHLGAGSDGIILVQPGHGGDFAMRIFNADGSEAETCGNGIRCFAKYVYERSLTDKTEFVIDTLAGPNTVQLKVENHRVISVRSNMGRPKFERSEIPMIGAPGEVKEEAIEVDGTTMHVTCANIGNPHAVFFVDDATAVNLAEIGPKIETHPSFPAKTNVEFVNVVDRDNIVMRIWERGSGITMASGSGSCGAALASMITDRVNRKVNVHLVYGVLTIEWAEDGCVYQEGPAAEAYSGLWDHPLPMA, encoded by the coding sequence ATGAATATCCATTTCACCAAACTCCACGGCCTCGGGAACGACTACCACTTCATCGAGGCGGATCACTATCCCGACGTTGACTGGCCGGAACTTTCCCGGCGGATGAGCCACCGCCACCTGGGCGCGGGGTCCGACGGGATTATTCTAGTGCAGCCGGGCCACGGCGGCGATTTCGCCATGCGCATTTTCAATGCCGACGGCAGCGAGGCGGAAACCTGCGGGAACGGCATTCGCTGCTTCGCGAAATACGTCTACGAGCGGTCCCTGACCGACAAGACGGAGTTCGTGATCGACACGCTCGCCGGCCCGAACACGGTGCAGCTGAAGGTGGAGAACCACCGGGTGATTTCGGTGCGGTCCAACATGGGCCGCCCGAAGTTTGAGCGGTCCGAAATCCCGATGATCGGCGCGCCGGGCGAGGTGAAGGAGGAGGCGATCGAAGTGGACGGAACGACGATGCATGTGACCTGCGCGAATATCGGCAATCCGCACGCGGTGTTCTTCGTGGACGACGCGACGGCGGTGAACCTGGCGGAAATCGGCCCGAAGATCGAGACGCACCCCAGCTTCCCCGCAAAGACCAACGTGGAATTCGTCAACGTGGTGGATCGCGATAATATCGTGATGCGTATCTGGGAGCGCGGCAGCGGCATTACCATGGCGAGCGGCAGCGGATCCTGCGGCGCGGCGCTGGCGTCGATGATCACGGATCGCGTCAACCGGAAGGTGAACGTGCACCTGGTGTATGGCGTGCTGACCATTGAATGGGCGGAGGATGGCTGCGTGTACCAGGAAGGGCCGGCGGCGGAGGCGTACAGCGGGCTCTGGGACCATCCGTTGCCGATGGCGTAG
- a CDS encoding dihydrodipicolinate synthase family protein, whose translation MNVPDHIRGSIAPTFTAFNEDGSLDDPGQRNFLDFLEGQGGINAYFIRAGMGQMYAFNVDDVKQLAANVCGHLAGRKPVLVGCNGHWNRDYTKRPDEALFIRQGIELGKYVQDLGASGVVHTIPEALDFNGRSKEELFLHYFGAIAEAVDLPVYIYQPPASNSAYHLDGPLLAKLAEIDNVCGAKVSSPDGELIFNLTYATRDHDFSYIVGCETAFYAGLYAGAAAAIGQGTILNPHILNAVQERFDAGDRAGALEAQASVNALCQGCGNPVDFLKRYSTEKGFPIKPCFRTMNPNPYGTDPQPLSDDAYTRFKALYEGELEKYAPATV comes from the coding sequence ATGAACGTACCCGATCACATCCGCGGCAGCATTGCGCCGACGTTTACCGCCTTCAACGAGGACGGATCCCTGGACGATCCCGGCCAGCGCAATTTCCTGGACTTCCTCGAAGGGCAAGGCGGTATCAACGCGTACTTTATCCGCGCGGGCATGGGCCAGATGTACGCGTTCAATGTGGACGATGTAAAACAGCTCGCCGCGAACGTGTGCGGGCATCTGGCGGGGCGTAAGCCGGTGCTGGTGGGCTGCAACGGCCACTGGAACCGCGACTATACGAAACGGCCGGACGAGGCGCTCTTTATCCGGCAGGGCATCGAGCTGGGCAAGTACGTTCAGGATCTGGGCGCGTCCGGGGTGGTGCATACCATTCCCGAGGCGCTCGACTTCAACGGGCGGAGCAAGGAAGAATTGTTCCTGCACTATTTCGGCGCCATCGCGGAGGCGGTGGACCTGCCGGTGTACATTTACCAGCCGCCCGCGTCCAATTCCGCTTACCATCTGGACGGGCCGCTGCTCGCGAAGCTGGCGGAGATCGACAATGTTTGCGGGGCCAAGGTCTCCTCGCCCGACGGCGAGCTGATCTTCAACCTGACGTACGCGACGCGCGACCATGATTTCAGTTATATCGTGGGCTGCGAGACCGCGTTCTACGCCGGGCTTTACGCCGGAGCGGCGGCGGCCATCGGCCAGGGCACGATTCTGAACCCGCACATTCTCAATGCGGTGCAGGAACGCTTTGACGCGGGGGATCGCGCGGGCGCGCTGGAAGCCCAAGCCTCGGTTAACGCGCTCTGCCAGGGGTGCGGGAACCCGGTCGATTTCCTGAAGCGCTATTCCACGGAAAAGGGCTTCCCGATCAAGCCCTGCTTCCGTACGATGAACCCGAATCCCTACGGCACCGATCCGCAGCCGCTGTCGGACGACGCCTACACGCGCTTCAAGGCCCTCTACGAAGGCGAACTGGAGAAGTACGCGCCGGCCACGGTTTAG
- a CDS encoding ISKra4 family transposase, which yields MIVEEMIDSAVAEYKIKLLAHCAEAAESPLTPASSASVVAGLHEAANAASKAALRVFIASKDEQRDVIEVGGDTYRVKCVSERKILSPWGPVRIERRLFQNARDKTHFPLDAAWGMAGEFMMAEVREAVAFACLHVPPVEAARLFGKCAQFRPHRTQMLGALEGIAARVGEHREVLDRRIREAEAAPPEGRALVISVDGANVPLREPGKKQGRPKERPGHDDSEVAKTTYKNAMAGCISFYGAVKEGQKCPQRLRSRYVAHMPEHLAPTFKRRFEEELSAAEALCAPDVMKVALCDGARSIWNYIDGNPRFAGYETLIDYWHAVEHLSLAAEALFGKGTDEATAWYDEYADKMLERDDGPSAALKSMAYYARTRELSKSRLADIKVQQTFFERNKARMTYADFRRRGLPIGSGPVEAACKTLIKQRMCQSGMRWSREGGQRILELRCYAKSNRWDAFWQEYMNLPCAA from the coding sequence ATGATTGTAGAAGAGATGATAGATTCCGCCGTGGCCGAATACAAGATAAAATTGCTCGCGCATTGCGCGGAGGCGGCCGAATCCCCGCTTACGCCCGCCTCCTCTGCTTCGGTGGTTGCGGGCCTTCACGAAGCGGCGAACGCGGCGTCGAAGGCCGCGCTGCGCGTTTTCATCGCGTCCAAGGACGAGCAACGCGATGTTATCGAGGTTGGCGGGGACACGTACAGGGTGAAGTGTGTAAGCGAGCGCAAGATCCTCTCGCCGTGGGGCCCCGTTCGGATCGAACGCAGGCTCTTTCAGAATGCCAGGGACAAGACCCATTTCCCTCTGGATGCGGCGTGGGGCATGGCTGGCGAGTTCATGATGGCCGAGGTGCGCGAAGCGGTCGCCTTTGCCTGCCTCCATGTCCCGCCGGTGGAAGCGGCCCGCCTCTTCGGGAAATGCGCCCAGTTCCGCCCACACCGCACGCAGATGCTGGGCGCGCTCGAGGGCATTGCGGCCCGCGTTGGCGAGCACCGGGAGGTGCTGGACCGGCGCATACGCGAAGCGGAGGCGGCGCCGCCGGAGGGGCGGGCGCTGGTGATTAGCGTGGACGGGGCGAACGTTCCGCTCAGGGAGCCGGGGAAGAAGCAGGGGCGCCCGAAGGAGCGGCCCGGACACGATGACAGTGAAGTGGCCAAGACGACCTATAAGAACGCCATGGCGGGATGCATCTCGTTCTACGGGGCCGTAAAAGAAGGCCAAAAGTGCCCGCAGCGCCTGCGATCCCGCTATGTCGCGCATATGCCCGAACACCTCGCGCCAACCTTCAAGCGCCGCTTCGAGGAGGAGCTTTCCGCCGCCGAGGCCCTGTGCGCGCCCGATGTGATGAAGGTCGCCCTGTGCGACGGCGCGCGCAGCATCTGGAACTATATCGACGGGAACCCGCGCTTCGCGGGTTACGAGACCCTCATCGACTACTGGCACGCGGTCGAGCACTTGTCCCTGGCCGCCGAGGCCCTCTTCGGCAAGGGCACGGATGAAGCCACAGCGTGGTACGACGAGTACGCGGACAAAATGCTCGAACGCGACGACGGTCCCAGCGCCGCGCTCAAGTCCATGGCCTACTACGCCAGAACACGCGAGCTTTCCAAGAGCCGCCTGGCAGACATCAAGGTCCAACAGACCTTCTTCGAGCGCAACAAGGCAAGAATGACCTACGCCGACTTCCGGCGCCGCGGCCTGCCCATAGGTAGCGGCCCCGTCGAGGCCGCGTGCAAAACTCTCATCAAGCAGCGGATGTGCCAGAGCGGAATGCGCTGGTCCAGAGAAGGCGGACAGAGAATCCTCGAACTGCGATGCTACGCAAAGTCAAACCGATGGGACGCGTTCTGGCAAGAGTATATGAACCTGCCGTGCGCCGCGTGA
- a CDS encoding sodium:solute symporter family protein, translated as MLGLSAWDWLALGAYLVSIVVIGVWSARRIKDTADFFMGGRGFGKVSMIFYSFGAGTSGNDAVGVAAKTYTNGLSGIWYAWLWLFATPFYWLIAPAFRRMRAITTGDYFEYRYGPLTAALYTLVGVMQLSVNIGVILLASSKFIEAISYGAIGQTPAIIITTVLFVGYGMAGGLAAAIITDLLQGILTIILSFMILPVALKLVGGFSGLHEKITDDHMFSLVAPGEINGFHIAMFGLNALIGIVTQPHIMSVCAAGRTEMDGRVGFSCGNLLKRVCTVAWMLTALCGVALYMNREPAIEPDLVYGAMARELLPTILPGLVGVFLAALLASVMSSCDAAMVSSSGLFTQNFYRRYIKRGAPEDHYVTVGRIAALIIVVVSIAFAMSASDVPSGLETFWKVQAMMGAAFWVGLYWRRATPQGAWAGTLGAFAVMYLTNTPAFHAWALANLPEFMIWGDKFRVSWQMFSYLTTGFGLCILVSLVTPRLPQAKLDRFYDCLHTPIQENEPHAPEPFTLPPGVLPDRAEKLFPNSDFEFPKPSAIGMIGFFAIWACVGLMVWFVFAMAKWGT; from the coding sequence ATGCTCGGACTTTCCGCCTGGGACTGGCTGGCGCTCGGCGCCTATCTGGTCTCCATCGTCGTCATCGGTGTCTGGAGCGCGCGCCGGATCAAAGACACCGCCGACTTTTTCATGGGCGGACGCGGCTTCGGCAAAGTCTCCATGATCTTCTACTCCTTCGGCGCCGGCACCAGCGGCAACGATGCGGTGGGCGTGGCCGCCAAGACCTACACCAACGGCCTCTCCGGCATCTGGTACGCCTGGCTATGGCTCTTCGCCACCCCCTTCTACTGGCTCATCGCGCCCGCCTTCCGCCGCATGCGCGCCATTACCACCGGCGACTACTTCGAATACCGCTACGGCCCGCTGACCGCCGCCCTCTACACCCTCGTCGGCGTGATGCAGCTCTCCGTGAATATCGGCGTCATCCTGCTGGCCTCCTCCAAATTCATCGAGGCGATCTCCTATGGCGCCATCGGGCAGACACCCGCCATCATCATAACCACCGTGCTCTTCGTGGGTTATGGCATGGCCGGCGGGCTCGCGGCGGCGATTATTACCGACCTGCTCCAGGGCATCCTGACCATCATACTCTCGTTTATGATCCTCCCCGTGGCGCTCAAGCTGGTGGGCGGTTTCTCCGGGCTCCATGAAAAAATCACCGACGATCACATGTTCAGCCTCGTGGCCCCCGGCGAGATAAACGGCTTCCACATCGCCATGTTCGGCCTCAACGCCCTCATCGGCATCGTCACCCAGCCCCACATCATGAGCGTGTGCGCGGCCGGCCGCACCGAAATGGACGGGCGGGTCGGCTTTTCCTGCGGCAACCTGCTCAAGCGCGTCTGCACCGTGGCCTGGATGCTCACCGCCCTCTGCGGCGTCGCGCTCTATATGAACCGCGAACCCGCCATCGAGCCCGACCTCGTTTACGGCGCCATGGCCCGTGAGCTGCTCCCCACGATCCTGCCCGGCCTCGTCGGCGTGTTCCTCGCCGCGCTCCTGGCCTCCGTCATGTCCTCCTGCGACGCCGCCATGGTGTCGTCCTCCGGCCTCTTCACCCAGAACTTCTACCGCCGCTACATCAAGCGGGGCGCGCCGGAAGACCACTATGTGACCGTGGGCCGCATCGCCGCGCTCATCATTGTTGTGGTCAGCATCGCCTTCGCCATGTCCGCTTCCGACGTTCCGTCGGGCCTCGAAACCTTCTGGAAGGTTCAGGCCATGATGGGCGCCGCCTTCTGGGTCGGCCTCTACTGGCGCCGCGCCACGCCCCAGGGGGCCTGGGCGGGCACCCTGGGAGCCTTCGCGGTGATGTACCTCACCAACACCCCCGCTTTCCACGCCTGGGCTCTAGCCAACCTCCCCGAATTCATGATATGGGGCGACAAATTCCGGGTCTCCTGGCAGATGTTCTCCTACCTCACCACGGGCTTCGGGCTGTGTATTCTCGTAAGCCTCGTTACGCCCCGCCTCCCCCAGGCCAAGCTGGACCGGTTTTATGACTGTCTCCACACGCCAATTCAGGAGAACGAGCCACACGCCCCGGAACCCTTCACCCTGCCCCCTGGCGTCCTGCCGGACCGCGCCGAGAAGCTCTTCCCGAATTCGGACTTCGAATTCCCCAAGCCCTCCGCCATCGGCATGATCGGATTCTTTGCCATCTGGGCCTGCGTCGGCCTGATGGTCTGGTTCGTATTCGCCATGGCAAAGTGGGGAACCTGA
- a CDS encoding SpoIIE family protein phosphatase translates to MSSSARPEPAETTASLRDQLGRYAREAEAYREEYLRLRAELDLRERAMEASNEGIVIFDVRRAGNPIVYVNAGFERQTGYGREEVLERSARFIHGPQTDPGTLTRIRDAIEERRAYTAEIVSYRKDGSPFWNRISLSPVHSDSGEITHFVAIQSDVSDRTRSNADVQTALELLEKTNQQLTRMNRRMKRNLETAARVQHSLLPERLPRVKGVDFAWKFKPCDELAGDILNIFQINRKTVGLYLLDVSGHGTAAALLAVSVSRILSPKALSSSLVREEDPESPDYTVVPPARVADELNVHFPWDPETGQFFTFIYGVLDTETLAFRYVSAGHPGPIHFPRDGEPSVRRSGGLPIGLASEPYEEQVIQLAPGDRLHLYSDGLTEVMNRDRKLFGLPRLIGELQCGAGCPLAACQDRLMEALEAFRGGSRFDDDLSLVSLEVRARS, encoded by the coding sequence ATGTCATCGTCCGCCCGACCAGAACCCGCCGAGACCACGGCGTCCCTGCGCGATCAGCTGGGGCGCTATGCGCGCGAGGCGGAGGCGTACCGCGAGGAATACCTGCGGTTGCGTGCGGAGCTGGATCTGCGGGAGCGGGCGATGGAGGCCAGCAACGAGGGCATTGTTATTTTCGACGTCCGCCGGGCGGGAAATCCGATTGTCTACGTGAACGCGGGGTTTGAGCGGCAGACGGGTTACGGGCGCGAGGAGGTGCTCGAGCGGAGCGCGCGGTTCATCCACGGGCCGCAGACGGACCCGGGGACGCTTACGCGCATCCGGGACGCGATCGAGGAGCGGCGCGCCTATACGGCCGAGATTGTCAGCTACCGCAAGGACGGGTCGCCGTTCTGGAACCGGATATCGCTGAGCCCGGTCCATTCCGACAGCGGCGAGATCACGCATTTCGTCGCGATCCAGTCCGACGTGAGCGATCGCACGCGATCCAACGCGGATGTGCAGACCGCGCTTGAGCTGCTCGAGAAGACCAACCAGCAGCTGACCCGGATGAATCGGCGGATGAAGCGGAACCTGGAGACGGCGGCGCGCGTCCAGCATTCGTTGCTCCCGGAGCGGCTGCCGCGCGTGAAGGGCGTTGATTTTGCGTGGAAGTTCAAGCCGTGCGACGAGCTTGCGGGCGATATCCTGAACATTTTTCAGATCAACCGGAAGACGGTGGGGCTGTATCTGCTGGACGTGTCCGGCCACGGCACGGCGGCGGCGCTGCTGGCGGTCTCCGTCAGCCGGATTCTGTCGCCCAAGGCCCTGTCTTCCTCACTGGTGCGCGAGGAAGATCCGGAATCGCCGGACTATACCGTCGTCCCGCCCGCGCGCGTCGCGGATGAGCTCAATGTGCATTTCCCGTGGGATCCGGAGACGGGCCAGTTCTTCACGTTTATCTACGGCGTGCTGGACACGGAGACGCTGGCGTTCCGGTATGTTTCCGCCGGTCACCCGGGGCCAATCCATTTTCCGCGGGACGGCGAGCCCTCGGTGCGGCGGAGCGGCGGACTGCCGATCGGGCTGGCCAGCGAACCGTACGAAGAGCAGGTAATCCAGCTGGCGCCCGGCGATCGGCTCCACCTGTATTCCGACGGGCTTACGGAGGTCATGAACCGGGATCGCAAGCTGTTTGGCCTTCCCCGATTGATCGGGGAACTCCAGTGCGGCGCGGGCTGTCCGCTTGCGGCCTGCCAGGACCGGCTTATGGAGGCGCTGGAGGCGTTTCGGGGCGGATCGCGGTTCGACGACGACCTGTCATTGGTGTCGTTGGAGGTGAGGGCCCGGTCCTGA